Proteins encoded within one genomic window of Papio anubis isolate 15944 chromosome X, Panubis1.0, whole genome shotgun sequence:
- the RPA4 gene encoding replication protein A 30 kDa subunit, which produces MSNSGFGSYGSISAADGESGGSDQLCERDAAPAIKTQRPKVRIQDVVPCNVNQLLSSTVFDTVFKVRGIIVSQVSIVGVIRGAEKASNHICYKIDDMTAKPIEARQWFGREKVKQVTPLSVGAYVKVFGILKCPTGTKTLEVLKIHVLEDMNEFTVHILETVNAHMMLDKARRDTTVESVPVFPSEVDDAGDNDESHRSFIRDEVLRLIHECPQQEGKSIYDLQAQLCDLSLKAIKEAIEYLTVEGHIYPTVDQEHFKSAD; this is translated from the coding sequence ATGAGTAACAGTGGGTTTGGGAGCTATGGCAGCATTTCTGCTGCTGATGGAGAGAGTGGAGGCAGTGACCAATTGTGTGAGAGAGATGCAGCTCCTGCTATTAAGACCCAAAGACCTAAGGTCCGAATTCAGGACGTTGTACCGTGTAATGTGAACCAGCTTCTCAGCTCTACTGTGTTTGACACTGTGTTCAAGGTTAGGGGAATTATAGTTTCCCAGGTCTCCATCGTGGGGGTAATCAGAGGGGCAGAGAAGGCTTCAAATCACATTTGTTACAAAATTGATGATATGACCGCGAAACCAATCGAGGCCCGACAGTGGTTTGGTAGAGAAAAAGTCAAGCAAGTGACTCCACTGTCAGTCGGAGCATATGTCAAAGTGTTTGGTATCCTCAAATGTCCCACGGGAACAAAGACCCTTGAGGTATTGAAAATTCATGTCCTAGAGGACATGAACGAGTTCACTGTGCATATTCTGGAAACGGTCAATGCACACATGATGCTGGATAAAGCCCGTCGTGATACCACTGTAGAAAGTGTGCCTGTGTTTCCATCGGAAGTGGATGATGCTGGGGATAACGATGAGAGTCACCGCAGTTTCATCCGGGACGAAGTGCTGCGTTTGATTCATGAGTGTCCTCAACAGGAAGGGAAGAGCATCTATGACCTCCAAGCTCAGCTCTGCGACCTTAGCCTCAAGGCCATTAAGGAAGCGATTGAATATCTCACGGTCGAGGGCCACATCTATCCCACTGTGGATCAGGAGCATTTTAAGTCTGCTGATTGA